One Oncorhynchus kisutch isolate 150728-3 linkage group LG30, Okis_V2, whole genome shotgun sequence genomic window, AAGCACAGCGCCGTACCTGCACCCCCTGCTGGGAGAATAACTGTAGTGTTGCCGAAAGCCTCCTCGATGAAACCCTTCACCTTCCCGGCATGCGACCGGGACACGATGACCTTGGGGGGGTTCATGTTGTAGGTGGTGCGAGGCTTCATGTTAGACCCATGACCAACCAAGGCCCAAGCTGTGGACAGGAACATATGCTTTAAATAGCTGGAGATGGACTTTTAGTTCCACACCAACAGGACTGGTTACAGTTATGTAATATAGAATGCAAGAAACAGATATAACTGTCAGGAAAGAAACGCCTGTGGGTAGAGGCTAGGCCATGACTTATTTTGGCTGTAACAATAAAGATGAATTGAAATCATTTTCATTGGGCATGGACGGACACTGCAAGTCAACACAAACCCACACTCTCCGGACAGTGGGTTCGCACATCCATCGTCTCGCCATTCAATGGACACAATGCAGCCGTTCACAATCACCAATGAAGCCACTTTATAGTGAGCTCCCCTCCCGGGGGAATTCTCAAAGGAGTGACTTAGCCCCTGTTGTCACCAGTCCACTGACTGGTATATCTTACAGTAGAACAGTGTTGCTCTGTCCTGAACCCAAATgatgtctctcccccttctctccaaaGCTTGCACTCGTTCACTCCCCTAACAGATTTAAAAGCATTAGATTGGTGTAGGAAATATGGTGAGCATTTTGTCTACTCAAAAAAATCCCATGCTTTAAACCATTGAGGGAGTGTCACACGTACACACCTTGTATACAAATCGGTGACAGTGAAAAACCCACCTGTGTATCCTGTGAAAGGTTTGTGGATCACGCCTATGACAGGTTTCCCATCCACGGCCACACACACCATGGTCGTGACATACTTGAGCAGGTTCTCTGTCAATAGGAGAAAGAAAACAATGGGCTCATTGAAACAGGATACAGCTTAGGAAACAGGACACTGCTAAGACAACTACTCTGTAGCTGAGTATAGGTAGCCCCCACAGTCTCATTTCAATCACCCACACAAAGAGGAGTAGAGATCAAACTTAAGCTGTGCCTAAATAGtacttatatattttttttttcttcccatctTGTCCTATAGTATAGATCTGTCctaaactacagtgccttcaggaagtattcacacccctatcATTTTTTTACAGAGTGGGATTAAAATAGATTTGTAATTTtgagtcaacaatctacacaaacaCGAATAtatcccatgtggctcagttggtagagcatggctcctGCAACTCCAGGGTTGTGgtttcgattcccacgggggaccagtatggaAAGAAAGTATGAAGATGTATGCACTCTACTGTAAGTAGcgctggataagagcgtctgctacgtgactaaaatgtaaatgtatcttgattagataagtgtTAAACCCTCTGAGACCATACATGTTGCGATTGCAGctgtaagtctaagagctttgcacacctggattataTAATATCTGCTGATTATTCTTTACATTTGTCAAGCTCtgacaaattggttgttgatcattgctagacagacattttcattgtcaagtcttgccatagattcaaGACAATTTAAGTCTAAAcattaactaggccactcaggaatattccATGCTGTGTTGGTAAGTAACTcgagtgtatatttggccttatgttttaggttattgtactgctgaaaggtgaatttgtcttccagtgtctgttggaatgcAGATAACAGGTTTTCTAGGAATTTGCCTGTGCTTAggtctattccatttatttttatcccaaaAACGCCATAGTCCTTGCCAATAACAAGCATTACATTATGCAGCCGccaccatacttgaaaatatgaaaagtggtACTCCGTAATGTGTTGgacttgccccaaacataacatttgtATTAAGGACAAAAAgttttttttacagtattactttagtgccttatttcaaacaggatgcatgtttttgaatagtTTAATtatgtacagacttccttcttttcactgtcatttaggttagtattttggATCTAtgttaatgttgttgatccatcctcagttctccaatcacagccattaaactctaactgttttaaagtcactattggccgCATGGTGAAATTCATGAGCGGTTTCCttactctccggcaactgagttaggaaggacacctgtatctttgtagtgactgggtgtattgatacaccatccaaagtgtaattaataacttcaccatgctcaaagggatattctatGTCCGCTTCTGTTTTTAaactatctaccaataggtgccctttgcgaaCCATCGGAAAACCTCCCTGGACTTTGTGTTTGACTCAGCTTGagattcactgctcgactgagggaccttacagatgtgggTTACAGGGgatggggtagtcatttaaaaatcacgGTAAACACTATTACACAGAGTAGGTCTATGCAACTTGTGAAGCACATTTTTACTACTGAACTTATTTAACCTTGCCataaaaaggggttgaatacttattaactcaagacatttaaattgttcatgttttattcatttgtaaacacttctaaaaacacaattacactttgacattatggggtattgcatgtAGATCAGTAACAcagaatctcaatttaatccattttatattcaggctgtaacaataaaatgtgggaaaagtcaagggcagtgaatacattctgaaggcactgtatttcttaTCTGGACAATGGCTAACATTGACATGGTATAACAGGACTGGTGAAAGTAAACCCATCTGTTGGCCTCCTATTGCTTTGGCACATCTACAGTAGGGCTCCATTTTGACATGGCATCTAGCAGTAAAGCTTAGTATAAGTCTGAACATTAATATAGATAATCAAATCATTGAGAAGGTTCGGCATTAGGCAAACCAGTGTACACGTGTGATTTCGGCGCAGGTTCATGGGTTTGGCCGACGAAATAAAAGGACTAGGGTGGACCATCTTAGGGTAAGTTTCAAGCTCTGGTTAGGATGAAGATTTGATGGCTTGTAATGCCAGTAGGTACATTTGAGATACAAGTTGTGATAAGAGGTTGTTCTTGGATGTTGTGGTTTTTAGTCAGGTCACGTACAACAAAGGAAAAGGAATAAGGACTTGGGCCGCCCCATGCCACCAAACAATAAGGTAAAACAAGCTACTGAGGAAGGGAGTGGAATGGTGATTATCAGAGCGAGTTCAGTTAAGGTGAGTTGGCAAGAGTTGGGCGTGTCGAGAGGGTAAATAGGGAATTGGTGAGGTGGCATGACCCTTCAGAACACCGACCATAGTGGGTTGCTACATGACACCATACCTGTATACTCCTGAGTGGCGTCCAGTGGGTCTATCCAGATGGTGATACTGTCAGCAGGCACATCCCTGCCCACCTCCACGCTTTTTAGGATGTCAGCAGGGATGTCTCTGTTCCACACCCCCAGCTCATTGTTGGTCTCATCATGTTCTTCAGAGTTCACCTACAAAAGGGACAGAACACACATAAACATCAGCATGTAAAAATCATTATCAATACTATGAAGACTAAGGCTGTTCTGTTGAACACGTGGTTATATTAGAAGTAATGTCGACATGAAAAGAGACCAATGCCTCTTATGGTGATTGACACTGAACAATACAGGGACAAATAAGGGTGTGCTTTCCATTGCAAACTCTCTGGGGCGTAGACAATGGAACTACAATAGGTCATGGTATGTGTCAGTAATACACATTTCAAACCAATATGTTTTCCCACCAACTTAAAAACAACCAAAAAAGTTAAACTTTATCTACTATTTATTtgaattcttatttagaatgacggcctaccggggaacagtggtttaactgccttgttcaggggcagaaggacagatttttaacctaggcagctctgggattcgatccatcaacctttcagttactggcccaacgctctaggctacctgcagcccaaAGGATCCTACCAACTCTTTGCCGACTTTTCTTTATACATGAAAGGTATTGTCGGCGACAAAGCCTCTAATTATATTTCCGCTAAACGACCTAATCATGATTGCAGTGAAGTTCTGCCTACGGCTTAGTATGAAATGTGGCACATACTACGCTCTTGATGGTTGCTAGGCAGTGCCCGTTACTACGATCCTTCTGCTAGTTCTTAACTTTGTGAAGCATGTCACTTCGCCCATCTCTTTGCATAGCCCACCATATGCATTGTTTTCTTAACCACAACTGGACAGATTTATAAAGAATAACTGTGGGAATAAATATTACTGAATGATAcaaatattggaataaagtaggctaatgccATGGAAGGCatcaaattgttgcttactgaaactcccagtcatccaattgttataacacatttgaagcaatagcctgcCCGCATGTTCAACTATTACAGCACCGTTTCATGCTGCTTTGAGACAAGTGTGGGGATTCGTTTTGATACGTCAATCAATGTCCGAATGTTTTTCCCCCCCACTGAATCTCCGTTTGTACGTTGGTTAGGGTACAATTAGGCTGTAGAAATGTTAGCTGTTGAAATATTGCCTGAAATGTATTACAAAAATCAGATTACTTTTGGAGTATTTAGTGACATAtgcaggctgcatcacatccggccttgattgggagtcccatagggcggcgcacaattggcccagtgtcgtccgggtttggccggggtaggcagtcattgtaaataagaatttgttcttaactgacttgcctagctaaatgaaaaactgcttctacctcaaggtcatcagactgagCCAGGctccacccagtaccctaccctgaacttagtcacagtcactagccggctaccacccggttactcaaccctgcaccttagaggctgctgccctagaCATGGAACAATGGTCACTTTCATAATGGAACATTGGTGACTTATGTACATACGGTTTTACCCGTTTCATATGTATAAactattctagtcaaggcctatcctatattactattgctgtacatatactattctatGTATTCTTCAGACATGAACAGTATGTGGATAGAACATACACACATATTCCAGACTCAAACATTGCTCACCTTAATACTTCTATAATTCTTAAtttcattcttttacttttagatgtgcgTGTATTGcgagatattactgcactgttggagcttggaACAAAATCATTTCACTACGCCCGCAATAACTGCTACAATTGTGTATGTATGgagcaatacaatttgatttagcATACAGGCTGCACAGACCAGTAACACTATGCTACTCACAATATGACACTATTATTTAGAAAATAAATGGTATTATTCTTATGTTTCTTAGGGCCCATCTAAAAATAATTAAGAATGGACTTCTTTGTGATAGTGTATATTCAATGGATCTATTCAAATAGATGCCCAGCAAAATCAGCCCACTTCTACTCCAGCTCCTAAACATGCACGGGAGATATAAAAGGCTTATCCCGGGAATGTGGTAAAAATTGGTCTGTGTGAATTGGGCACTAAAAAACATTgacagatattttttttttacaggcaaCATACCGGTAAGTCTATCTATAAAGGGTATAAATAAACAATGTGGTACATAGTGTGAGCctgatgacgtggatgtcgattaaggaagCCCCCTGAATCAGAGGGCTTGGGTTAaatggaagacacatttcagttgaacaactgactaggtaccccccttttcCAACTACTCATGCACTAATACACAAATATAATTTCCTCTTTACCTGTACATATGGATAAGTGTTCTTGATAAGATAATACATCTTTCTGTGAGAGTTTAAGTCCCCCTGAGTGAGCTTTTCACTCGCCCCTTCCTTCGTTTTCCCCTTGGTCTTCTCTTCTAACTTGTCCTCTTCTCTGACCCTCTTCACCTCCCGACCGCCCTGGACTGCAGCCTCGACTGACAGTGCGAGCAGGTCGCGGAGATTCACTGTTCTCTTCGACGTGAAAGCAGCTATGCGGCTGGATATAACTCCGGCATATAGGTGGTAGATCACGCCGAGTCCCAATAAGCAAAACACGGCCACTCCGAGTGGCGAAAGACGGATTCCCATAGGAGCCATCGGTTTAGTtaatcagctagctagctaaatgtcacACACAACCACTGCCAGGGTTCGTAAATGCAAGACAATGATAATGATTGCTAGCTAGTTTTCATTTCAAAAGTTATTTACATTCCTAGCTTACGCAGTTGAACAATTTACCTGTGTTTTTTTATGGGTtacctagctagcttgctagcgacattagttagctagctaacgttacctggaGTGCTATCATTGGCTGTCAAGCAAACGTAGAAAACATGACTTCTAAAGACAACATCAGCTTCCCCATATAGTTTGCTAAATAATATACCATCGGTCAGTACCTATTTCTCAAAAATTCTTGCACGACTAAGGTCAGAAGAGAAAACGAGCAGCATATGAGTAATTGTTTTTGCTCCACGTACACGGTGGGCGGGGTCAGAGTTCAAAGTATCTGATTGTTTCTTTTCCGGGTCACGAATATCACATGGCCTGTTCAATTTAGGTTCACATAAAATGTTTGCGAGTATTTTACATTTtggccatttagcagacgcttttatccagagcgactttaCAGTCGTTGCATTTAACTAAGgtaggtaagacaaccacatatcacagtcattgcAAGTAAGTAACGTTATTTCCCTCCCCCCAAAAATAGTAGTTTCAGTGAAATTAGTGCTAGTAAAAGACAAGTGCGAGTGCAATAAATACTTATTTTTACGAAATCATTCCGTACTTCATATATGTTGTTAATTCCGAATGATCATATACATTGTTGCATTTTATTTAACTGCGTTTATCAACCACTAGGTGTCAGCAAATACTAACAGCTCTGGTCTACGTTGAGaaagtttggcatgggccctcaaatcctgaaaaggttctacagctgtaccattgaaagcatattgactggctgcaccactaattggtatggcaatagcactgccctctatactcctctgtaaactggtcatctctgtatacccgtcgcaagacccactggttgatgcttatttataaaccctcttaggcctcactcccccctatctgagatatctactgcagccctcatcctccacttacaacacccgttctgccagtcacattctgttaaaggtccccaatgaacacacatccctgggtcactcctcttttcagttcgctgcagctagtgactggaacgagctgcaacaatcaaactggacagtttttctCATTcccttcattcaaagactcaatcatggacacttactgacagctacattgtagaataatagtgaagacatcaaactatgaaataacacacatggaatcatgtagtaaccaaaataatagttaaacaaaccaaatatattttatatttgagatactcttggcattccctcaatcagcttcatgaggaatgcttttccaacagtgttggagttcccacatatgctgggcacttgttggctgcttttccttcactctgcggtccaactcaacccaattgggttaaggtcaggtgattgtggaggccaggtcatctgatttttatttatttaactaggcaagtcagttataaacaaattcttatttacaatgatggcctaggaacagtgggttaactgccttgttcaggggcagaatgaccttgtcagctcggggatttgatctagcaacctttcggttactggcccaacactctaaccactaggctacctgctgcccccagcactccatcacgctcctccttggtcaaatagcccttacaaagcctggaggtgtgttgggtcattgtcctgttgaaaaacaaataatagtcccactaagcggaAACCAgatggatggcgtatcgctgctgaatgctgtggtagccatgctggttaagtgtgccttgaattctaaataaatcacagtgtcactagcaaagcacccccacaccatcacacttcctcctccatgcttcacggtgggaaccacacttgcggagatcatccgttcacctactctgcgtctcacaaagagagGCAGATGTTCGCGAACAGGTCATAGTCAGGCAGGTACAGTacggcagaatggtcagaaccaggaaaaactaggaaacagaacttgagcaACAGGAAGACGGGAAAGCacactggtaagacctgacaagacgaACTGACAACAGaaacagaacacaggtataaatacacaggggataatggggcagGTTGGctacaaacacaaagacaggagaaacagatcagggtgtgacactgttaattgaaatgtattccaggtgactacctcatgaatctggttgagagaatgccaagagtgtgccaagggaaagggtggcaacattgaagaatctcaaatataaaatatattttgatttgtttgacacttttttggttactacattattccatatgtgttatttcatagtattgatgccttcactattattcttcaatgtagaaaatagtcaaaataaagaattgtgtgtgtgagcaaattatgAGGTGCGTGAGTGTGcataaattttaaaaaacaatggTCAACTCAGTccatgtagccattttgttatCTATTTTGTAATTAGCAGTCTTGTGCCCccccctgtttcctgtagtcAACGATCAGCTCATTGGGCTCACTGATGTGGAGGGCTAGGTTGTTGTTCtgccaccacactgccaggtcacttaTCCCCTGTAGTTTGTCTCATCgtcgccggtgatcaggcctaccaccatcatgtcgtcagcaaacttgatgatggcgttggagtcgtgcgtAGCCACGTAGTCAGGGGtgtacagagagtacaggaggggactaagcacacacccctgtggggcctcTGTGTCCAGGGTCACCGTGGCGGAGGTGAtattacctaccctcaccacctgaggtCGGCCTGTCAGGAGTTCCaggttccagttgcagagggaggtgttcagtcccagggtcctaagcttggtgatgagcttggaggggacaatggtgttgaacgctgagctatagtcaatgaacagcatcctcacatacgtattcctcttatctaggtgggtgaagGCCGTGTAAAATGcaattgcgattgcgtcgtctatggatctgttggggcggtatgcaaattggactgggtctagcgtttctgggatgatggagttgatgtgtgccataaccagcctctcaaagcacttcatgattagagatgtgagtgctacaagacggtagtcattgtggcatcaATCCTttgagttcttgggaacaggaaggatggtggtcatcttaaaacatgtggggattacagactgagacaaggagaggttgaaaattacAGTGAATGTGCCTGCCAGTTGTTCTGCGCATTCTCTCAGAACTTGAATACCGTCGTGGCCTTGCGGGTGTTGAACCGATTAAAGACTTTTACAGACTTTACTGTAGTAGccatgtccgcaaaaacactacagtgaatactgtagtataatatagtaaTGTCCACAAacccactacactatactacaggcatgtccgcaaaaacactatgGTAACAGTTCAAATGTAGTCCCGTTCGGGGCTACCCCCCTGAATTCTGTACAATATACTGTACTTCCATGGTTGGTTTCATTGACTCTCCTCTTTAACTGCCCCTAATTGACCCATTTTTAGTTACATCTTCCGAGTCTGTCGGAGAGGTTTAATTGAGCAAAGTGAGGTGTagaatcactgatctacaaatagtATTCCCTGCCAAATAATAGGTTTTGTGCGATTTAAGATTTACAGAGCTACACCTCCCCTGGCTTAGGCAATCCCCCtgccaaacacacatgcacaactAGACATTGATTGGAGACAGCTTGTCAATTACAGAACATTTCATAGGATTTCTTACCTACAGCAACGCTAGTGGATAATGGTGGAAATACCAGTAAAAGCACAGTGCCTCAAAAAGTGCCCCCAAACTTCTGGCCCTATATATAGGTTACTCCATGGGAATGGGGGTATGTTATTCTGTGGTTAACAGTCAGTTGTCTGTCTCTGCCTTGTCCTGTCCTGCTGTCTGCCGGCCCCATACATGCGGGTAGGGTGAGGTGTTGAGAGGGGGTTtgatctgtgtgaatgtgtgacagagagagaggggaccagATGTTTACTGGTATGATCAAGGATCAGTCTTGAGTCATTGAATCAGTGTAGCCatcaggtcttcatggtgatAAAAACGGTTGGTCACTAAATCCGGCGAAAAACTAGAACCATGAAAAAAACGGCTAGCTGGAGCTCCTCTGAGTGGTGGGCTTCGGAGCCCTCACCCGCTATGTTTTTAATGCTGATTGGTTTTGGTTCATCCCACTATAGTGGTGTCTGCTTAGAACTTGATGTTGAGGCCCATAACTATACCCTTGTCTGTCACTACCACACATATGCAAACACAGCTGTTTCATATGGTGCTTTGATGATAAATGGGAataaggtcaaatcatgatgtccGTGACCTTTAGGTTgtaaagtcggagctctagaaagatgcccgagttttcgacttggaattccgagttggatgatcACTGAAAACAAGCTCAGACGGGAAAAAGGGTTTtcttccaagttcccagttgtcttgaatgcggCAATAGTTCTTCATGTGATTGTGATTATGCCATTTGACGCCCAAAACACATGGGTTTAGTTAACAGCATGCGAACTGTCCATCAGCACAACACTTTCTTCTTCTTGCGGCGGCATGTAAACACAGGCACTAACGTGAGGTGTCGGGGGCGAAGCCTTGGAATGCATCCAAGTTCCCTTATTGGTTGGATGAATCAGATTAAGAGGGCTGGCATTTTGTACACATGGTATGATTGTACAAAGGCGGAATGAGGTGAAACATGCACCCCTACACCCATAGAAATGAGTATAGGTTTTTGGCTTACAATCCTTTCAGGTGATGTAATAGGGCCATATCACCATTGAAATTACTTGACACACAGGCATGGCATTGAAAATAGCTATGCCCACATGACTTACACGTGGGAGAGCTGTAACACTGCAGTCTAATAGCATAAAACACTCGAGGTAGTGCTGTATGAGATGCTCTTCCTGAAAAGCAGGCTCCACTCATTAGTTGACTAATAGACAACATTTTTTGGAGTTGTACGCAAAAAAGCAGTAACTGTGCATTTGGTCAAAAAGTAGTTATTAACTTTTTTTtgtacattaaatacatgctttATCATGTGGATAAATATCCCGCCtccattgtgttgtgttatggaGAACATTTGGGGTCATGTTTTCAGTAACTGCAAAAAGCTACAGCGAAACCAAGGAAAAAGGAAGTAACTGCCATCACACGTCAGTTACTGCCTTTTACCATGGTGTCACTGAGCTTTGTGCTGCAGTGTCTACGGTTGACCTTGGTATTAGTTATTGTTCTTCGCTGATACAAGTGTCAAACTATATGACACTGACAGCCGCATACAAATAAACATATTAACACCAGTTTGTGTGAAGAACAATCGTCATGGAAACGTATTCCAGTGGGTGTACCAAGCAAGAAGGCA contains:
- the bpnt2 gene encoding inositol monophosphatase 3 translates to MAPMGIRLSPLGVAVFCLLGLGVIYHLYAGVISSRIAAFTSKRTVNLRDLLALSVEAAVQGGREVKRVREEDKLEEKTKGKTKEGASEKLTQGDLNSHRKMYYLIKNTYPYVQVNSEEHDETNNELGVWNRDIPADILKSVEVGRDVPADSITIWIDPLDATQEYTENLLKYVTTMVCVAVDGKPVIGVIHKPFTGYTAWALVGHGSNMKPRTTYNMNPPKVIVSRSHAGKVKGFIEEAFGNTTVILPAGGAGYKVLALLDPLDEDIEKADVYIHVTFIKKWDICAGNALLAALGGHMTTLKGEEIDYSGAAGNREGLLASVKVDHQDLVAKLPAWDSSDKH